In Capsicum annuum cultivar UCD-10X-F1 unplaced genomic scaffold, UCD10Xv1.1 ctg80990, whole genome shotgun sequence, the genomic window TTGGGGTGGTGAAATAATTTCTGACATGAGCGGATTTAGATACAGCGAAGGTGCTGGAATGATTGTTAGCATGTCTATTTCAACTAGCTACATTGAACTAGTTGCAATGTTGCATGAAAAAATGAGGACAAACAGTGAAAATATTCAAATGGATATTTCTGGAAAATATCCATGCTCATTTCAAGGAAACATTACAAGgtttattgaatttaaaatagAGAATGACCAGTCTTTGCTACAATTTCTCGTCATTCCTAAAAAATTTTCGAATAAAATTATGTATGTAAAGACTAGACCAACAAATCATGATAATCTATTTCAAATGAATGGTCAGCATGGTTATCATATGAATTTATTAGCTCAAAATTATGGATTTGCCATGCTCAGTCATCCTCATTTTGCATATACTGCAACCCCTAGTATCCATCAATCACTTGATGCAAGCCCTAACGAACATGAGTATCAATCATATGATGAAGGATTAAGTAGTCAAGGACACATTGAAAGTGGCCACAGACAATATGACATCAGGTGGGTGatctttactttttttgaaaCTATAAGAAATCTTATGCATCACTACTTCActacttcattattttttttccgCAGAGAAGATGAGGATAACTTTGATTTGTGTAATGATGCATATGCTCAAATTTGTGATGAAAGTTAGGAGGAAGATGAACCTTCAGAAgatgatggagaaagtgaaattTTAGAAAGTGAATCTGATGAAGATACCAATGATAGTGAAGATTTAACTCAAAATGATATTGGTGTAAATCTTCATAATCAATTTGGTCAAAGTGTGTCTGAAATGCAAAATCATGATATACTCTACTTTACAACATTAGAGAATGAAGAAGATATTTTTATCTCTACCCGTGAATCTGAGATGAATTGTTGTTCTGTTTGGTCTGACGATGGCAAAAATGATTCAAAAAAAGGAATGTGTTTTAGCAGCAAAGATAGATTGAAACGGTCTATGACAATTTGGAGTTTGCGCAAAAATAAAGAATTCATAGTTGTAACATCAAGCAAGAAACTATGGATTGTCAGATGCAAGTTTCACAAATCATTAGGTTGTCGATGGTTTCTTCGAGGCCGAAAGGTTGGAGGTAGCCTTTGGAAGATAGGAAAGTATTTTGATAATCATAGATGTGAGACTGAAGGGCTTACTACAATCCAAGCTAACCTAGATACCAATTTAATTGCATCTTTGTTTCTaaatcaaatacataaaaatcccaaATTGTTGGTAGTACATGTCATTTCTAAGGTTCATGAGATATTTGGTCATCAAGTAACATATAGGAAAGCGTGGCTTGGACGTCAACAAGCATTTAAATTGGTGTATGGTGATTTTCAGAAATCATTTAGTGAGCTTCCTAAGTTTTTTGCAGCTTTTCAACACTTTAACCATGGAACAATTGTAGAATGGAAACACGAAGAGTCAATGAGTTCGTTAGAGGTAAAAACgtttaaatttgtattttggGTTTTCAAGCCATGCATTGATGGATTCCTAACTTGTCGTCcagttatttcagtagatggaacCCATTTGTATggtaaatatgagataaaattattaattgtagTTGGAATTGATAACATTCTTCCTCTAGCATTTGCTATTGTTGACAGGGAATCGGAAGAGGCATGGAAATggttttttagaaaactaagcgCACATGTAATAAAGGATAGAGAAGATGTATGTATTATCTCTGATAGGGCAAAAGAAATCTTAGCTAGTTTATCGGAGTTGTGGCAATTCCAGGAGCCTCGGGCCTTTCATCGATTTTGCGTAAGACATCTTAAGAGTAACTTTCAATCTTATTTTCCTAACAGGAATCTCAGTGATCTGATGTGGAATGCTGCATCGGCTCATCAAGTAAGGATGTTTCTAAGCTTTGATGTGGGAAATCagggaagaaaatgaagaagcaTATGAATATCTCATGCAATTTCCATTGGACAAATGGACGATTAGCCATGATGATGGAAAAAGATGGGGAGTGTTGACAACAAATCTTTCAGAGTCTTTCAACGGTCTTCTAAAGAAAGCTCGAGGATTGTCTTTCACTGCCATGGTGACACTTTCATTGGAGCAAATAGTTGAACGGTATACCCGTAGATCTCAAACAGCGCACCAACTTGTAGAGCAAAAGGAATTATGGACAAGCAGGTTCAAACTAAAGTGGGCGAAGAACTACGAAATTTGAAAAAAACACTTTGTTTTTTATTGGAATATATCCACTAGGACATATGAGGTTAGATCTATTCAAGTTGATGGTACTGGTGGTAATCTTCATCGTGTTTCACTAAATGATAAAAAATGTGATTGTGGAAAATAGGCTAATTTGCACTTTCCGTGTTCACATGTCATGAAGGTTACTGAAAGAATGGGAGGGCTAGCTAGAAATTTTGTTAGCGAATATTTCACAACAGAGAATTATGTTGCTACATATTTTGGGTCATTCTCACCGGTTGGGCACGAGGCATATTGGCCATCTCCAAGTTTTATAATGAGAACTAATGAATTCTATCATCGTCCTAATCGACAAAGGACAACTAGAGTACCTAATGAGATGGATCGTGGTCCTGCAGTATATGGGCGAGCTTGCGGGTTGTGTAGATAGACTGGACATGATAGGCGTCGATGTCCAACTTGTAATCAAACTTAAGTGGGTACTCTTAAACATAgtttctgtaataccccagaaaattttcttcgtaaagatttcctgagaaacgtatcgagttctacgtTTTAGAGCGATCCATTCTTTAACCATGGCACCAAAGAATGCACTTTTGTGAGTCAAAAATTATAGAGGCAAAACTGATTCTTTTATGGGCAGAAATTGTTGTAGAG contains:
- the LOC124895275 gene encoding uncharacterized protein LOC124895275, with product MANFEENVMVALYWGGEIISDMSGFRYSEGAGMIVSMSISTSYIELVAMLHEKMRTNSENIQMDISGKYPCSFQGNITRFIEFKIENDQSLLQFLVIPKKFSNKIMYVKTRPTNHDNLFQMNGQHGYHMNLLAQNYGFAMLSHPHFAYTATPSIHQSLDASPNEHEYQSYDEGLSSQGHIESGHRQYDIRWEEDEPSEDDGESEILESESDEDTNDSEDLTQNDIGVNLHNQFGQSVSEMQNHDILYFTTLENEEDIFISTRESEMNCCSVWSDDGKNDSKKGMCFSSKDRLKRSMTIWSLRKNKEFIVVTSSKKLWIVRCKFHKSLGCRWFLRGRKVGGSLWKIGKYFDNHRCETEGLTTIQANLDTNLIASLFLNQIHKNPKLLVVHVISKVHEIFGHQVTYRKAWLGRQQAFKLVYGDFQKSFSELPKFFAAFQHFNHGTIVEWKHEESMSSLEVKTFKFVFWVFKPCIDGFLTCRPVISVDGTHLYGKYEIKLLIVVGIDNILPLAFAIVDRESEEAWKWFFRKLSAHVIKDREDVCIISDRAKEILASLSELWEENEEAYEYLMQFPLDKWTISHDDGKRWGVLTTNLSESFNGLLKKARGLSFTAMVTLSLEQIVERTYEVTERMGGLARNFVSEYFTTENYVATYFGSFSPVGHEAYWPSPSFIMRTNEFYHRPNRQRTTRVPNEMDRGPAVYGRACGLCR